TTCCCCAGATCTATCCCCGTCCGGGCTGGGTGGAGCATGATCCCCGCCAGATCTGGGCCACCCAGAGTTCCACGCTGACCGAAGCCCTGGCCAGTGTGGGCATCTCGTCGGACGAGGTGGCCGCCATCGGCATCACCAACCAGCGCGAGACCACGGTGGTCTGGGAGAAGGATACGGGCAAGCCCGTGTACAACGCCATCGTCTGGCAGTGCCGCCGCACCGCGCAGATCTGCGACGAACTGCGCAAGAACGAAGGCTTTGAGGAATACGTGCGGGAAAATACCGGCCTGCTGCTGGACCCCTATTTCTCCGGCACCAAGATCAAGTGGATTCTGGACAATGTGCCCGGCGCCCGTGAAAAGGCGGAGCAGGGGCAGCTGCTGTTCGGGACCATCGACACCTGGCTGATCTGGAACATGACCCAGGGCCGCGTGCATGTGACCGACTACACCAATGCCTCGCGCACCATGCTTTTCAACATCCACAAGCTGGCATGGGACGAACACATCCTGTCCATGCTGGGCATCCCGCGTTCCATGCTGCCCGAAGTCAAGCCCTCCTCCACGGTCTATGGCCAGACCAACATCGGCGGCAAGGGCGGCACGCGCATCCCCATCGCGGGCATCGCCGGCGACCAGCAGGCGGCCCTGTTCGGGCACCTGTGCGTGGAAAACGGCATGGCCAAGAATACTTACGGCACCGGCTGCTTCATGCTCATGAACACCGGCAGGACCGCCGTCAGCTCCAAGAACGGCCTCATCACCACCCTGGCCTGCGGTCCCCGCGGCGAGGCCTGCTACGCCCTGGAAGGCTCCATTTTCGTGGGCGGCTCCGCCATCCAGTGGCTGCGGGACGAGCTGAAGATCGTCAACGATGCCCGGGATACGGAATACTTCGCCAACAAGGCGGAGACCTCCAACGATGTCTATGTGATCCCGGCCTTTACCGGCCTGGGCGCTCCCTACTGGGATCCCTATGCCCGCGGCGCCATCGTGGGCCTGACCCGCGGCACCAACGCCAGCCACATCATCCGTGCCACGCTGGAGTCCATCGCCTACCAGAGCAAGGATGTCATCGAGGCCATGCAGGCCGATTCCGGCATCCCCCTGCAGGCCTTGCGCGTGGACGGCGGTGCCAGCGCCAACAACTTCCTGATGCAGTTCCAGGCCGACATCCTGGGCGTCGATGTGGAACGGCCCGCCACGCTGGAAGTGACGGCTCTGGGGGCCGCCTTCCTGGCCGGTCTGGCCGTGGGCTACTGGAGCGGCCTGGACGACGTGCGCAACCGTCTGCACATCGAACGTGTTTTCGAGCCCTCCGCGGACAAGGAAAAGCAGGTGCAGCGCTACAAGGGCTGGAAGAAGGCCGTGTCCCGCGCCCTGCAGTGGATCGACGTGGAGGATTAGGCGCAGCCCGCAGGCAGCGTTTGTGATGCGCGGCGATCGCCGCGCCGGACCAAACAGGAGGAAGGGAAGCCGTGGCTTTCCTTCCTCTCCGTTTTTCAGGGACAGA
This is a stretch of genomic DNA from Desulfovibrio piger. It encodes these proteins:
- the glpK gene encoding glycerol kinase GlpK — encoded protein: MQGKYIVALDQGTTSSRTVVLDQDVNIVAVVQREFPQIYPRPGWVEHDPRQIWATQSSTLTEALASVGISSDEVAAIGITNQRETTVVWEKDTGKPVYNAIVWQCRRTAQICDELRKNEGFEEYVRENTGLLLDPYFSGTKIKWILDNVPGAREKAEQGQLLFGTIDTWLIWNMTQGRVHVTDYTNASRTMLFNIHKLAWDEHILSMLGIPRSMLPEVKPSSTVYGQTNIGGKGGTRIPIAGIAGDQQAALFGHLCVENGMAKNTYGTGCFMLMNTGRTAVSSKNGLITTLACGPRGEACYALEGSIFVGGSAIQWLRDELKIVNDARDTEYFANKAETSNDVYVIPAFTGLGAPYWDPYARGAIVGLTRGTNASHIIRATLESIAYQSKDVIEAMQADSGIPLQALRVDGGASANNFLMQFQADILGVDVERPATLEVTALGAAFLAGLAVGYWSGLDDVRNRLHIERVFEPSADKEKQVQRYKGWKKAVSRALQWIDVED